Proteins found in one Zea mays cultivar B73 chromosome 1, Zm-B73-REFERENCE-NAM-5.0, whole genome shotgun sequence genomic segment:
- the LOC109943068 gene encoding probable carboxylesterase 8: MDPYKYLKIRLNPDGSLCRYGEAPLLPAAPAGEPVAVEDEQGARRIVVHSSDVPLNDATGTGLRLFVPSGSGGHDGGRLPLVVYFHGGGYVLFRAASAPFHNTCAALAAAAPAVVASVDYRLAPEHRLPAAFEDAADAVLWARPHAAAGRPVFVMGSHNGATIALRAALAAADAGVELRGVVLNQPHLGGAARSPAEAASVDDRVLPLPANDLLWELALPVGADRDHEYCNPEAMLARVGAARLRRLPPCLVLGRRRDPPRDRTRTLVRALHKAGVAVEARLDGAGYHAMELFKPNCAAEFTAQVADFVRRHSSAVTAVAGSGDVVGMSKL, encoded by the coding sequence CGCTCTGCCGCTACGGGGAAGCGCCGCTCCTCCCCGCGGCGCCGGCCGGGGAGCCTGTGGCGGTGGAGGACGAGCAGGGGGCGCGCCGCATTGTGGTCCACTCCAGCGACGTCCCGCTCAACGACGCCACCGGCACGGGCCTCCGCCTCTTCGTGCCGTCCGGGTCCGGCGGCCACGACGGCGGGCGGCTGCCGCTGGTCGTCTACTTCCACGGCGGCGGCTACGTCCTGTTCCGCGCGGCCTCCGCGCCGTTCCACAACACGTGCGCGGCgctggccgccgccgccccggcgGTCGTGGCGTCCGTGGACTACCGCCTGGCGCCCGAGCACCGCCTCCCCGCGGCGTTCGAGGACGCCGCCGACGCCGTCCTGTGGGCGCGCCCGCACGCCGCCGCCGGCAGGCCGGTGTTCGTGATGGGCAGCCACAACGGGGCCACCATCGCGCTCCGCGCCGCGCTGGCGGCGGCGGACGCCGGCGTGGAGCTGCGCGGGGTGGTCCTGAACCAGCCGCACCTGGGCGGCGCCGCGAGGTCGCCCGCGGAGGCGGCCTCGGTGGACGACCGCGTGCTGCCGCTGCCGGCGAACGACCTGCTCTGGGAGCTGGCGCTGCCAGTGGGCGCGGACCGGGACCACGAGTACTGCAACCCGGAGGCCATGCTCGCCCGCGTGGGCGCCGCGCGCCTGCGGAGGCTCCCGCCCTGCCTCGTGCTCGGCCGGCGCAGGGACCCGCCGCGGGACCGGACGAGGACGCTGGTCAGGGCTCTGCACAAGGCCGGGGTGGCCGTGGAGGCCAGGCTCGACGGCGCCGGGTACCACGCCATGGAGCTGTTCAAGCCCAACTGCGCCGCGGAGTTCACCGCGCAGGTGGCCGACTTCGTTCGCCGCCACTCCTCTGCCGTCACCGCCGTCGCCGGCTCCGGCGACGTGGTTGGTATGAGCAAGCTGTGA